One genomic window of Psychrobacillus sp. INOP01 includes the following:
- a CDS encoding aspartate-semialdehyde dehydrogenase — protein MSQGYTVAIVGATGAVGQKIIEKLVERSFPYTTLKLLASKKSAGKQVEVNGSSYTIEEATPEAFEGVDVAFFSAGGSISKALAKEASNRGAIVIDNTSAFRMDKDTPLVVPEVNKQALHEQTGIIANPNCSTIQMVCALEPIRQKFGLNKVIVSTYQAVSGAGAAAISELTIQSEDLKNKQAKPEILPVKSAEKHYPIAGNVIPQIDIFTEDGFTFEEHKMMNETKKIMSLPNLAIAATCVRVPVVTGHSESVYVEVEQENVTLDQVKQLLSATEGITLQDAPDQQLYPMPYYAEDKDDVFVGRLRKDPSNDKGFHMWIVSDNLLKGAALNSIQIAEALISEGILKEV, from the coding sequence ATGTCACAGGGTTATACAGTAGCAATAGTTGGAGCGACAGGTGCAGTCGGTCAAAAAATTATCGAAAAATTGGTAGAAAGAAGTTTTCCTTATACAACATTAAAATTATTAGCTTCCAAAAAATCAGCTGGTAAACAAGTAGAAGTAAATGGGAGCTCCTATACAATAGAAGAAGCGACACCTGAGGCTTTTGAAGGTGTTGACGTAGCATTTTTCTCTGCTGGTGGTTCTATATCTAAAGCTTTAGCAAAAGAGGCTAGTAATAGAGGTGCAATAGTTATCGATAATACAAGCGCCTTCCGGATGGATAAAGATACGCCGCTTGTCGTTCCAGAAGTTAATAAACAAGCGTTGCATGAACAAACAGGGATTATTGCTAATCCGAATTGTTCTACTATTCAGATGGTTTGCGCACTTGAACCAATTAGACAGAAATTTGGTTTAAACAAAGTTATCGTTTCTACTTATCAAGCAGTGTCTGGTGCTGGAGCAGCTGCAATTAGTGAATTGACAATACAAAGTGAAGACCTAAAAAATAAGCAGGCAAAACCAGAAATTTTACCAGTGAAAAGTGCTGAAAAGCATTATCCAATTGCAGGAAATGTTATCCCTCAAATCGATATATTCACCGAAGATGGTTTTACATTTGAAGAACATAAAATGATGAATGAAACAAAAAAAATTATGTCTCTACCAAATCTTGCAATCGCAGCTACATGTGTAAGGGTACCAGTTGTGACGGGACATTCTGAATCCGTATATGTCGAAGTGGAACAAGAGAACGTCACGCTAGATCAGGTAAAGCAACTTCTTTCAGCTACTGAAGGTATTACTTTGCAGGATGCTCCAGATCAACAATTATACCCTATGCCATACTACGCAGAGGATAAGGACGATGTATTTGTAGGTCGTTTAAGAAAAGATCCTTCGAATGATAAAGGATTTCATATGTGGATTGTATCAGATAATTTATTGAAGGGCGCAGCACTTAACTCTATACAAATTGCAGAAGCGCTTATTTCTGAAGGTATATTAAAAGAGGTGTAA
- a CDS encoding DNA translocase FtsK — protein MHPLLYEIIGLLIIGLSIISFFEYGLVGEFLAYISYFLFGNWHIAVPFMLIVYALIIMIKQSVPAWNHRLLLGCAFILSSLLLFSHIALFQQLFEGKALVTNSVLRESYRVLVESGGIIDRNSSLGGGMIGAIFFATFHVLFDSAGAKVAGWLMLFIGIVLLTGKALVPYLVETFPKLKESFLNRPKKKKVKPAQAPPRSQSRRSKKQAAQEEAVTVIESVPIDTVSIEAEEVEQSSSPIISAFTERIARKEVVEEHSEPVEPLEINMENGTVENEDYQLPSINLLDAPAHSDQSGELNAIQANAKKLEQTFLSFGVKAKVTQVHLGPAVTKYEVLPDVGVKVSRIVSLHDDLALALAARDIRIEAPIPGKSAIGIEVPNKEVAIVSLREVLESEENDKPNLKLLIGFGRDVTGQAVLAQLNKMPHLLVAGSTGSGKSVCINGIITSIMMRAKPHEVKMMMIDPKMVELNMYNGIPHLLAPVVTDPRKASQALKKIVSEMERRYELFSHTGTRNMEGYNEHIDRWNEENEEKHPKLPFIVVIVDELADLMMVASNDVEDSITRLAQMARAAGIHLIIATQRPSVDVITGIIKANIPSRIAFAVSSAIDSRTILDMGGAEKLLGRGDMLFLPAGSSKPVRVQGAFLSDAEVERIVDFVIEQQKANYQDEMIPDEVEESAEQIDRDELYDDVVQLVTEMQTASVSLLQRRFRIGYSRAARIIDQLELSGVVGPYEGSKPRQVLVSKHPVDDDII, from the coding sequence ATGCACCCGCTACTTTATGAAATTATTGGTCTTCTAATTATTGGATTATCTATCATTTCGTTTTTTGAATATGGGCTTGTAGGAGAATTTTTGGCTTATATAAGTTATTTCCTATTTGGAAATTGGCATATTGCTGTTCCGTTTATGCTAATCGTTTATGCACTTATAATCATGATCAAACAATCAGTCCCAGCATGGAATCATCGACTACTATTAGGCTGTGCATTTATATTAAGCAGTTTACTATTGTTTAGTCACATCGCTTTATTTCAACAATTATTTGAAGGAAAAGCATTAGTAACAAATTCCGTTTTAAGAGAAAGCTATCGTGTTCTAGTTGAAAGTGGTGGAATCATCGATAGAAATAGTTCGTTAGGTGGGGGAATGATAGGTGCAATATTCTTTGCGACATTCCATGTTCTATTTGATTCAGCTGGAGCAAAAGTAGCTGGATGGCTTATGTTATTTATAGGGATCGTATTACTAACTGGAAAAGCACTTGTTCCTTACTTAGTAGAGACATTTCCGAAACTAAAAGAAAGCTTCCTAAATAGACCAAAGAAAAAGAAAGTAAAACCAGCCCAAGCTCCACCTAGGAGTCAGTCCCGTCGAAGCAAAAAACAAGCTGCTCAGGAAGAAGCGGTTACAGTAATAGAGTCAGTTCCTATTGATACAGTTTCTATAGAAGCAGAAGAAGTAGAGCAATCCTCATCACCTATTATATCTGCATTCACTGAACGAATAGCTAGAAAAGAAGTCGTGGAAGAACATTCTGAGCCTGTTGAACCATTGGAAATTAATATGGAAAATGGAACAGTAGAAAACGAAGATTATCAATTACCTTCTATTAACTTGTTAGATGCACCTGCTCATAGTGACCAAAGTGGAGAACTAAATGCGATTCAAGCAAATGCCAAAAAATTAGAGCAAACATTTTTAAGTTTTGGAGTAAAAGCAAAGGTTACTCAAGTTCACTTAGGACCAGCAGTAACAAAATATGAAGTTTTACCTGATGTTGGTGTAAAGGTTAGCAGAATTGTTAGTCTACATGACGACCTTGCCCTAGCGTTAGCTGCAAGAGATATTCGGATCGAGGCACCTATTCCTGGTAAATCTGCGATAGGTATTGAAGTACCGAATAAGGAAGTAGCAATTGTAAGCTTACGAGAAGTTCTAGAATCTGAAGAGAATGATAAACCAAATCTGAAGCTACTAATAGGTTTTGGGCGAGATGTTACAGGACAAGCTGTTCTTGCACAATTAAATAAAATGCCACATTTACTAGTAGCAGGTTCCACTGGTAGTGGGAAGAGTGTATGTATCAATGGGATAATTACAAGTATTATGATGCGCGCAAAACCTCATGAAGTAAAAATGATGATGATCGATCCAAAAATGGTAGAGCTTAATATGTATAATGGTATTCCACATTTACTTGCACCAGTAGTAACCGACCCAAGAAAAGCATCACAGGCTTTGAAGAAAATCGTATCTGAAATGGAAAGAAGATATGAATTATTTTCACATACGGGCACACGTAATATGGAAGGCTATAATGAGCATATTGATAGATGGAATGAAGAAAATGAAGAAAAACATCCGAAACTACCTTTTATTGTTGTAATTGTTGATGAGTTAGCAGATTTAATGATGGTAGCTTCTAATGATGTAGAAGATTCAATCACCCGATTAGCCCAAATGGCTCGTGCTGCTGGTATTCATTTGATTATTGCTACACAAAGACCAAGCGTAGACGTTATAACAGGGATTATTAAAGCTAATATTCCTTCTAGAATTGCATTTGCGGTATCTTCAGCTATTGATTCCAGAACCATTTTAGATATGGGGGGAGCAGAAAAATTACTTGGTAGAGGAGACATGTTATTCCTCCCAGCTGGTAGCTCCAAACCAGTCCGAGTGCAGGGAGCATTTTTATCAGATGCAGAAGTTGAAAGAATTGTAGATTTTGTTATTGAACAACAAAAGGCAAATTATCAGGATGAAATGATTCCTGATGAAGTGGAAGAATCTGCAGAACAGATAGATAGAGATGAATTATATGATGATGTTGTTCAGCTCGTGACAGAAATGCAAACTGCTTCAGTGTCCTTACTTCAAAGAAGATTTAGAATTGGTTATTCTAGAGCAGCTCGAATTATTGATCAGCTAGAACTTAGTGGAGTTGTCGGACCTTATGAAGGAAGTAAGCCAAGACAGGTTTTAGTCTCCAAA
- a CDS encoding ribonuclease J — protein MVKVKNELIRIIPLGGVGEIGKAMYVVEIDEEIFVVDSGLMFPENEMLGIDIVIPDITYLVENKDRVKGIFLTHGHEDAIGSISYLLQKVQAPVYGSKLTIALAKTHLKALPTKQPVKFFEVTNKSRMNFQGAYVTFFHTTHSIPDSLGIVFHTSEGAIVHTGEFKFDQSAKGKYRPDIAKIAGLGEDGVFILLSDSTEAERPGYTTSEAVIENQLSETFHAAKGRILVALYASNFIRIQQVIDKAIETGKKVAIAGKSLENIFEIGLDLGYFTVEEDTIISIKEISKHNDENVVVIVSGTQGEPLEALEKMIRKHHKDIKIKDTDTVLITFTPSPGMEVGMYNTMNQIAKVGAKVLTSEKNVHVSGHGSQEDLKMMLNLTKPKYFIPIQGEYRMLMAHSKLAQATGMSKSEIFIADKGDIVEYKSGKMRMSGRVQAGNVLIDGIGVGDVGNIVLRDRKLLSQDGIFIVVVTLNRAQKKIASGPEILSRGFVYVRESEELMDESAKLVRTVVEKYVNKETFEWTNIKQEIRDTLNSYLFQQTKRRPMIIPIIMEY, from the coding sequence TTGGTAAAAGTAAAAAATGAACTTATTCGAATTATACCGCTCGGTGGAGTTGGGGAAATCGGAAAAGCAATGTATGTAGTAGAAATAGATGAAGAAATATTTGTCGTAGACAGTGGATTAATGTTCCCAGAAAATGAAATGCTAGGAATAGATATCGTTATACCGGACATTACTTATCTAGTGGAAAATAAAGATCGAGTAAAAGGGATCTTTTTAACGCATGGCCACGAAGATGCGATTGGATCAATTTCTTATTTACTTCAAAAAGTACAAGCACCAGTATATGGTTCTAAATTGACGATAGCTTTGGCAAAGACGCATTTAAAAGCGTTACCGACGAAGCAACCAGTCAAATTTTTTGAAGTAACAAATAAAAGCCGTATGAATTTCCAAGGGGCATATGTAACTTTTTTCCATACGACGCATAGTATACCAGATTCACTTGGAATCGTGTTCCATACATCTGAAGGTGCAATTGTCCATACTGGGGAATTTAAGTTTGATCAATCGGCTAAAGGAAAGTATCGTCCAGATATAGCGAAAATCGCCGGTTTAGGAGAAGATGGTGTATTTATTCTTTTATCCGATTCAACTGAAGCAGAAAGACCAGGTTATACAACTTCAGAAGCAGTAATTGAAAACCAATTATCAGAAACATTCCACGCTGCTAAAGGTCGTATTTTAGTTGCTCTATATGCATCAAACTTCATCCGTATTCAACAAGTAATTGACAAAGCAATTGAAACAGGGAAAAAAGTTGCGATTGCTGGGAAAAGTTTAGAAAATATCTTTGAAATTGGTTTAGATCTAGGTTATTTCACTGTAGAAGAGGACACAATTATTTCTATCAAAGAAATCTCAAAACACAATGATGAGAATGTTGTCGTTATTGTATCTGGTACGCAAGGTGAACCGTTAGAAGCTTTAGAAAAAATGATTCGCAAACACCATAAAGATATTAAAATCAAAGATACAGATACTGTTTTAATCACTTTTACCCCATCTCCTGGTATGGAGGTAGGAATGTATAATACGATGAACCAAATCGCAAAAGTTGGAGCGAAAGTATTAACTTCCGAGAAAAATGTCCATGTATCCGGTCATGGAAGTCAAGAAGATTTGAAAATGATGTTGAATTTAACAAAACCCAAGTACTTTATACCAATTCAAGGCGAATATCGTATGTTAATGGCCCATTCAAAATTGGCGCAAGCAACTGGAATGTCCAAATCGGAAATTTTCATTGCCGATAAAGGCGATATTGTAGAATATAAGAGCGGTAAAATGAGAATGAGTGGTCGAGTTCAGGCAGGAAATGTACTAATCGATGGAATTGGTGTTGGTGATGTGGGCAACATCGTTCTACGCGATCGTAAGCTACTCTCGCAAGATGGTATATTTATTGTAGTGGTCACGTTAAATCGAGCACAGAAGAAAATTGCTTCTGGGCCAGAAATTCTTTCGAGAGGATTTGTCTATGTTCGTGAGTCAGAGGAGCTAATGGACGAGTCTGCTAAGCTAGTTAGAACAGTTGTTGAAAAATATGTGAATAAAGAAACGTTTGAATGGACAAACATTAAACAAGAAATCCGTGATACGCTAAATTCATATTTATTCCAACAAACAAAAAGACGTCCGATGATCATCCCGATTATTATGGAATATTAA
- the dapA gene encoding 4-hydroxy-tetrahydrodipicolinate synthase, with protein MNIGPIATAMVTPFQTDGSINYAQTELLIEHLLATGTDSIVISGTTGESPTLSTEEKLNLLKFVVEKVNNRVPVIAGTGSNSTAASIDLSLRAEALGVNGLMIVTPYYNKPNQRGLVAHFATIANATTLPIIVYNIPSRSVINMELETVVTLSQIPSIKFLKEASGNLDQMTRIMTKTKGNIEVYSGDDSLTLPLLAIGGSGVVSVASHVVGNDMKNMILAFQNGNHSEAARIHQSLLPLIQALFKHPNPIVVKYALSKVGIEAGNLRLPLVEMAESEKREFDIIWEQYLNTK; from the coding sequence ATGAATATAGGTCCTATTGCTACGGCAATGGTTACCCCATTTCAAACAGATGGTTCTATCAATTATGCACAGACAGAACTATTAATCGAACATTTACTTGCGACAGGGACTGACTCTATTGTCATTAGCGGGACAACAGGTGAATCTCCTACTCTATCAACCGAAGAAAAACTAAATTTGTTGAAATTCGTTGTAGAAAAAGTGAATAATAGAGTTCCTGTTATTGCAGGTACAGGAAGTAATAGTACAGCAGCATCTATTGACTTATCTCTAAGGGCTGAGGCTCTTGGAGTAAATGGACTAATGATCGTCACACCATATTATAATAAACCAAATCAACGAGGGTTGGTTGCCCACTTTGCAACAATTGCAAATGCAACAACTTTACCGATTATCGTTTACAATATTCCAAGTCGTTCAGTAATAAATATGGAGTTGGAAACAGTTGTAACGTTAAGTCAAATTCCATCTATTAAATTTCTAAAAGAAGCTAGTGGCAATTTAGATCAGATGACTAGAATTATGACTAAAACAAAAGGTAATATAGAAGTATATAGTGGAGATGATTCACTCACTCTTCCATTATTAGCAATTGGTGGTTCGGGAGTAGTTTCGGTTGCTTCTCATGTTGTTGGAAATGATATGAAGAATATGATTTTAGCTTTCCAAAATGGTAATCATTCGGAGGCTGCACGAATTCATCAATCATTATTGCCGCTAATACAGGCGTTATTTAAACATCCCAATCCGATTGTCGTAAAATATGCACTTTCTAAAGTAGGAATTGAGGCGGGAAATTTACGCCTACCACTTGTTGAAATGGCTGAAAGTGAAAAACGGGAATTTGATATAATTTGGGAACAATACTTGAATACTAAATAA
- a CDS encoding dipicolinate synthase subunit B has protein sequence MLKDLRIGLGITASHCTYEEVIPMIKQFTEIGATVVPIITYSVLTAATRFGTGEEWIQKIEEASGSKVVSKIVEAEPFGPTNPLDCMVIAPMTGNSISKLANAQTDSPVLMAAKATLRNGKPVVLGISTNDALGLNGMNIMKLLSTKNIYFIPFGQDNPHNKPNSLIADFAKIVPTVEHAIQFQQLQPLLITHKL, from the coding sequence GTGTTAAAAGATCTACGGATTGGGTTAGGAATAACTGCTTCTCATTGTACCTATGAAGAAGTTATCCCAATGATTAAACAGTTTACAGAAATAGGAGCTACTGTAGTTCCTATTATTACGTATTCTGTATTAACCGCAGCAACTCGTTTTGGAACAGGTGAGGAATGGATACAGAAAATAGAAGAGGCAAGTGGAAGTAAAGTGGTATCAAAAATAGTAGAGGCAGAACCATTTGGGCCAACAAATCCATTGGATTGTATGGTAATCGCACCGATGACTGGCAATTCTATCAGTAAGCTGGCCAACGCCCAAACAGATTCGCCTGTGTTAATGGCCGCAAAAGCTACATTGCGCAATGGAAAACCGGTAGTGCTCGGAATATCCACAAATGATGCATTAGGATTGAATGGTATGAACATTATGAAACTACTTTCTACCAAAAATATATACTTTATCCCCTTCGGCCAAGATAATCCTCATAACAAACCAAACTCACTTATTGCTGACTTTGCGAAAATAGTACCAACGGTGGAACACGCAATTCAATTCCAACAGCTCCAGCCTTTACTTATTACTCATAAATTATAA